The following proteins are encoded in a genomic region of Brachypodium distachyon strain Bd21 chromosome 1, Brachypodium_distachyon_v3.0, whole genome shotgun sequence:
- the LOC100844535 gene encoding uncharacterized protein LOC100844535: protein MQETRPDMEQQIAELRGELRKVREERDRAHRVLEVTEWKALASANDRTTIETLEAQLDASRESETRMLESLSLQTKQLEITKIELEEARLEVASMQETVQRLEAAAPAVAKPRSRYERDLQRVSGELRVALAAEEKSRRAMEELVLALKEVNAELHATRQQTARARHEAETARLESDRLHVSVKRKDDKIRALSDEVVRLRADAEESFAAWRGKEAGFTACMKSTEAELAECRRENARLLSSQRAGRNEVAKLRDILKQAVKDTKFVKEALEEARSENALLKEVVGNKDNAVKCTKEELECLRVSEAAARDSVKELQSLLVATSSSPTAASVAGKSFDLEDPLSPQLAGMDQLHGGLMENGSSENRLSDAKMKPPDGLALTRRMSENFEGSVYDIFGTIDEQKGELGVFTTMPRLPGRRRVVMRKVGSLLRWKSFNNK from the coding sequence ATGCAGGAGACCCGGCCGGACATGGAGCAGCAGATCGCGGAGCTCCGGGGCGAGCTGCGCAAGGTGCGCGAGGAGCGCGACCGCGCgcaccgcgtccttgaggtgaCTGAGTGGAAGGCGCTGGCGTCGGCCAACGACCGCACGACGATCGAGACGCTGGAGGCCCAGCTGGACGCGTCGCGGGAGTCCGAGACGCGGATGCTGGAGTCGCTGTCGCTGCAGACGAAGCAGCTTGAGATCACCAAGATCGAGCTCGAGGAAGCCCGTCTCGAGGTGGCCTCGATGCAGGAGACCGTGCAGCGGCTCGAGgctgccgcccccgccgtGGCCAAGCCCAGGAGCCGGTACGAGCGCGACCTGCAGCGCGTGAGCGGCGAGCTGCGCGTGGCGCTGGCCGCGGAGGAGAAGAGCAGGCGCGCCATGGAGGAGCTCGTCCTGGCGCTCAAGGAGGTGAACGCGGAGCTCCACGCGACGCGGCAGCagacggcgcgcgcgcggcacgAGGCCGAGACGGCCAGGCTCGAGTCCGACCGGCTGCACGTCtccgtcaagcggaaggacgaCAAGATCCGGGCGCTGTCGGACGAGGTTGTCAGGCTGCGTGCCGACGCCGAGGAGTCCTTCGCGGCGTGGAGGGGCAAGGAGGCCGGGTTCACGGCGTGCATGAAGTCCACGGAGGCCGAGCTCGCCGAGTGCCGGCGCGAGAACGCGCGGCTCCTGAGCTCGCAGCGCGCGGGGAGGAACGAGGTGGCCAAGCTCAGGGACATCCTGAAGCAGGCCGTCAAGGACACCAAGTTCGTCAAGGAGGCCCTGGAGGAAGCCCGGAGCGAGAACGCGTTGCTCAAGGAGGTCGTCGGGAACAAGGACAACGCGGTCAAGTGCACCAAGGAGGAGCTCGAATGCCTCCGTGTCAGCGAGGCCGCGGCGCGCGACAGCGTCAAGGAGCTGCAGAGCTTGCTGGTGGCCACGTCGTCCAGCCccacggcggcgtccgtggcgGGGAAGTCGTTCGACCTGGAGGACCCTTTGTCGCCGCAGCTGGCGGGGATGGATCAGCTGCATGGTGGGTTAATGGAGAACGGTAGTAGCGAGAACCGCTTGTCGGACGCCAAGATGAAGCCGCCGGACGGGCTCGCGCTGACGCGGCGGATGTCGGAGAACTTCGAGGGGTCCGTGTATGATATCTTCGGGACGATCGACGAGCAGAAGGGCGAGCTGGGCGTGTTCACCACGATGCCGAGGTTgcctggccggcggcgcgtggTCATGCGCAAGGTCGGCAGCTTGCTCCGGTGGAAGAGCTTCAATAACAAATAG